A stretch of Lathyrus oleraceus cultivar Zhongwan6 chromosome 6, CAAS_Psat_ZW6_1.0, whole genome shotgun sequence DNA encodes these proteins:
- the LOC127092778 gene encoding uncharacterized CRM domain-containing protein At3g25440, chloroplastic isoform X1, with protein MIIDFGDTKMAWRVFSSRLLNKFHFYNHNLTPFLLLHQTRYSHCCSLNYVICKVYGHQHDFKVPSTLGFQSFHSAPFLKFNHKVVDQLQDSPNSPTANGDNGDVKVIRKTLKGKRAVVRWLKFFRFKKKKEFQRMTTEERILYKLFKARKKEERLREALKKIEPTESSETTHDPEILTPEEHFFFLKMGLKSKNYVPVGRRGIYQGVILNMHLHWKKHQTLQVVVKTFSAEEVREIATELARLTGGIVLDIHEDDTIIMYRGKNYAQPPTEIMSPRVTLSRKKALDKSKYRDGLRAVRRYIPKLEQELEILRAQLTSTGESNIEAAEGSDRVSVEPNSVSNSQLDKISAMFNDNNGCSEEDEEDMDSDLDSYSDKLSDIFETDSDTENLVREEKPLYLDEFNNFPEQSDGDTDDFEEHLQQISFNSKKVEKDADLPKFDEVDQIFLRAASFLKKKRK; from the exons ATGATTATTGATTTTGGAGACACAAAAATGGCGTGGAGGGTTTTTTCATCACGGCTTCTCAACAAATTTCACTTCTACAATCATAATCTCACCCCTTTCTTATTACTTCACCAAACAAGGTACTCACATTGCTGTAGCTTGAATTATGTCATATGCAAGGTTTATGGTCATCAGCATGATTTCAAAGTTCCTTCTACTCTAGGGTTCCAATCCTTTCATTCAGCTCCATTTTTAAAGTTTAATCATAAGGTTGTAGACCAACTTCAGGATTCTCCAAATTCCCCAACTGCTAATGGTGATAATGGTGATGTCAAAGTTATAAGGAAAACACTCAAGGGTAAAAGAGCTGTTGTAAGATGGCTTAAGTTCTTTAGGTTTAAGAAGAAGAAAGAGTTTCAAAGGATGACTACAGAGGAAAGAATTTTATACAAACTATTCAAG GCTCGAAAAAAAGAAGAGAGACTTCGTGAAGCTTTGAAGAAGATTGAGCCTACAGAATCATCAGAAACAACCCATGATCCTGAGATATTGACACCGGAAGAGCACTTTTTCTTCTTAAAAATGGGTTTAAAAAGCAAAAATTATGTGCCAGTTGGTAGACGGGGAATTTACCAAGGTGTAATTTTGAACATGCATCTACATTGGAAAAAACATCAAACTTTGCAAGTGGTGGTGAAGACATTTTCAGCAGAGGAGGTTAGGGAGATTGCTACTGAGCTGGCAAGATTAACTGGAGGTATAGTGCTTGACATTCATGAAGATGACACAATAATAATGTACAGAGGAAAAAATTACGCTCAACCACCAACAGAGATAATGTCTCCACGAGTCACTCTCTCAAGAAAGAAG GCATTGGATAAATCAAAATATAGGGATGGCCTCCGAGCTGTGAGGAGATATATTCCCAAACTTGAGCAAGAGCTTGAAATTCTTCGGGCACAACTTACAAGCACAGGTGAAAGTAACATAGAAGCAGCAGAGGGAAGTGACAGAGTGAGCGTTGAACCCAATAGTGTTTCAAATTCCCAATTAGATAAAATTAGTGCGATGTTTAATGATAACAATGGTTGCTCAGAGGAGGATGAAGAAGATATGGACTCTGATTTGGATTCATATTCTGATAAATTATCAGACATCTTTGAGACAGATTCAGATACAGAGAACTTGGTAAGGGAGGAGAAACCTCTTTATTTGGATGAATTTAATAATTTTCCCGAGCAAAGTGATGGAGACACAGATGATTTTGAGGAGCATCTGCAACAAATATCATTCAACTCCAAAAAAGTGGAAAAAGATGCTGACTTGCCCAAGTTTGATGAAGTTGACCAGATTTTTCTGCGTGCTGCATCATTTTtaaagaaaaagagaaaatga
- the LOC127092778 gene encoding uncharacterized CRM domain-containing protein At3g25440, chloroplastic isoform X2 translates to MTTEERILYKLFKARKKEERLREALKKIEPTESSETTHDPEILTPEEHFFFLKMGLKSKNYVPVGRRGIYQGVILNMHLHWKKHQTLQVVVKTFSAEEVREIATELARLTGGIVLDIHEDDTIIMYRGKNYAQPPTEIMSPRVTLSRKKALDKSKYRDGLRAVRRYIPKLEQELEILRAQLTSTGESNIEAAEGSDRVSVEPNSVSNSQLDKISAMFNDNNGCSEEDEEDMDSDLDSYSDKLSDIFETDSDTENLVREEKPLYLDEFNNFPEQSDGDTDDFEEHLQQISFNSKKVEKDADLPKFDEVDQIFLRAASFLKKKRK, encoded by the exons ATGACTACAGAGGAAAGAATTTTATACAAACTATTCAAG GCTCGAAAAAAAGAAGAGAGACTTCGTGAAGCTTTGAAGAAGATTGAGCCTACAGAATCATCAGAAACAACCCATGATCCTGAGATATTGACACCGGAAGAGCACTTTTTCTTCTTAAAAATGGGTTTAAAAAGCAAAAATTATGTGCCAGTTGGTAGACGGGGAATTTACCAAGGTGTAATTTTGAACATGCATCTACATTGGAAAAAACATCAAACTTTGCAAGTGGTGGTGAAGACATTTTCAGCAGAGGAGGTTAGGGAGATTGCTACTGAGCTGGCAAGATTAACTGGAGGTATAGTGCTTGACATTCATGAAGATGACACAATAATAATGTACAGAGGAAAAAATTACGCTCAACCACCAACAGAGATAATGTCTCCACGAGTCACTCTCTCAAGAAAGAAG GCATTGGATAAATCAAAATATAGGGATGGCCTCCGAGCTGTGAGGAGATATATTCCCAAACTTGAGCAAGAGCTTGAAATTCTTCGGGCACAACTTACAAGCACAGGTGAAAGTAACATAGAAGCAGCAGAGGGAAGTGACAGAGTGAGCGTTGAACCCAATAGTGTTTCAAATTCCCAATTAGATAAAATTAGTGCGATGTTTAATGATAACAATGGTTGCTCAGAGGAGGATGAAGAAGATATGGACTCTGATTTGGATTCATATTCTGATAAATTATCAGACATCTTTGAGACAGATTCAGATACAGAGAACTTGGTAAGGGAGGAGAAACCTCTTTATTTGGATGAATTTAATAATTTTCCCGAGCAAAGTGATGGAGACACAGATGATTTTGAGGAGCATCTGCAACAAATATCATTCAACTCCAAAAAAGTGGAAAAAGATGCTGACTTGCCCAAGTTTGATGAAGTTGACCAGATTTTTCTGCGTGCTGCATCATTTTtaaagaaaaagagaaaatga